The Salmonella enterica subsp. houtenae serovar Houten genome has a segment encoding these proteins:
- a CDS encoding glucose-6-phosphate dehydrogenase — protein sequence MVKRRSLLHFNNRTRSERDLGELVTKVFEKAAKKEPQPLYTFSVPMLSVQEEIRAYCKKKNIKIGYDTLFMEITFSADRETVDELIKHFFTENKLYLRGRFYLSAAVA from the coding sequence GTGGTAAAAAGACGTAGTTTATTGCATTTTAATAACCGTACCCGGTCGGAGCGCGATCTTGGGGAGCTGGTCACTAAGGTTTTTGAGAAAGCGGCGAAAAAAGAACCGCAACCGCTATACACATTTAGCGTGCCGATGCTGAGTGTGCAGGAGGAGATCCGTGCTTACTGTAAGAAGAAGAATATCAAAATAGGGTATGATACTCTGTTTATGGAAATAACCTTTTCTGCTGATAGAGAAACGGTAGACGAACTCATCAAACACTTTTTTACTGAAAATAAGCTCTATTTAAGAGGGCGATTTTATCTATCTGCGGCGGTAGCATAA
- the SBOV19991 gene encoding putative metal-binding protein related to the C-terminal domain of SecA, whose amino-acid sequence MKMEPLNESELEWLDDVLTKYNTDQAILDVAELDGLITAVLSSPRPIEPEQWLVAIWGGPAYVPRWTSEKEMTRFMDLVFQHMADTAARLEDYPEQFEPLFGLREVDGHELTIVEEWCFGYMRGVSLSDWSDLPDTLKPALEAIALHGTEENFDLLDKMSPEAFDKSVDAIRIAALELHAWWMAHPQTTPLQMPAKAEVKVGRNDPCPCGSGKKFKQCCLH is encoded by the coding sequence ATGAAAATGGAACCATTAAACGAGAGCGAGCTGGAATGGCTGGATGATGTGCTGACGAAATACAATACCGATCAGGCCATTCTGGATGTCGCGGAGCTGGATGGTTTGATTACTGCGGTATTGAGTTCTCCGCGTCCAATTGAGCCGGAACAGTGGCTGGTGGCGATATGGGGTGGACCCGCGTACGTACCGCGCTGGACATCTGAAAAAGAAATGACGCGATTTATGGACCTGGTGTTCCAGCACATGGCGGACACAGCCGCCCGGCTTGAAGACTATCCTGAGCAGTTTGAGCCGCTGTTTGGCCTGCGAGAAGTTGATGGCCATGAATTAACGATTGTTGAAGAATGGTGTTTTGGTTACATGCGCGGAGTTTCGCTGTCCGACTGGTCTGATTTGCCGGATACGCTAAAACCAGCGCTGGAAGCGATAGCACTACATGGCACTGAAGAAAACTTTGATCTGCTGGATAAAATGAGCCCCGAAGCGTTCGATAAAAGCGTTGACGCTATCCGTATCGCGGCACTTGAGTTGCATGCCTGGTGGATGGCACATCCGCAAACTACGCCGCTACAGATGCCGGCAAAAGCAGAGGTAAAAGTAGGGCGTAACGATCCTTGCCCGTGCGGGAGCGGCAAGAAATTTAAGCAGTGCTGCCTGCATTAA
- the tyrP gene encoding Tyrosine-specific transport protein: MPYPAPRISPIFVTGVVESVKNRTLGSIFIVAGTTIGAGMLAMPLAAAGVGFGVTLGLLIGLWALMCYTALLLLEVYQHVPADTGLGSLAKRYLGRYGQWLTGFSMMFLMYALTAAYISGAGELLASSINRWIGAALSPAAGVLLFTFIAGGVVCVGTSLVDLFNRFLFSAKIIFLVIMLALLTPHIHKVNLLTLPLQQGLALSAIPVIFTSFGFHGSIPSIVSYMNGNIRRLRWVFMTGSAIPLVAYIFWQLATLGSIDSLTFNELLANHAGLNGLLQALREVVASPHVELAVHLFADLALATSFLGVALGLFDYLADLFQRRGTVSGRMQTGLITFLPPLAFALFYPRGFVMALGYAGVALAVLALLIPAMLVWQCRKQNPQVGYRVAGGAPALALVFICGIVVIGVQFSIAMGLLPDPG; this comes from the coding sequence ATGCCTTACCCTGCGCCGCGGATATCACCGATCTTTGTTACCGGGGTAGTAGAAAGCGTGAAAAATAGAACTCTGGGCAGTATTTTTATCGTAGCAGGCACCACTATCGGCGCCGGGATGCTGGCAATGCCGCTGGCCGCGGCTGGCGTTGGTTTCGGCGTCACGCTGGGATTATTGATTGGACTGTGGGCGCTGATGTGTTACACCGCGCTCCTGTTACTTGAGGTGTATCAACACGTTCCGGCAGATACCGGGCTGGGCTCGTTGGCTAAGCGCTATCTTGGGCGTTACGGACAGTGGCTGACAGGATTCAGCATGATGTTCTTAATGTATGCGCTCACCGCTGCCTACATCTCCGGGGCCGGAGAATTACTGGCGTCCAGTATTAACAGGTGGATCGGCGCCGCGCTCTCCCCTGCCGCCGGTGTGTTGCTGTTCACCTTTATTGCCGGTGGTGTGGTGTGTGTGGGTACCTCGCTGGTCGATCTTTTTAACCGCTTTCTCTTTAGTGCGAAGATCATTTTTCTGGTCATCATGCTGGCGCTGCTAACGCCACATATTCATAAAGTAAATCTTCTTACGCTTCCTTTACAGCAGGGGCTGGCATTATCCGCAATACCGGTCATTTTCACTTCCTTTGGCTTTCACGGCAGCATACCGAGTATTGTGAGTTATATGAACGGTAACATTCGCAGGCTGCGTTGGGTCTTTATGACGGGCAGCGCCATTCCGTTAGTAGCCTATATCTTTTGGCAGCTCGCCACGCTGGGAAGCATCGATTCGCTGACATTCAACGAGCTGCTGGCCAACCATGCCGGGTTGAATGGCCTGCTGCAGGCGCTCAGAGAGGTGGTTGCTTCGCCACATGTCGAACTGGCGGTCCACTTGTTCGCGGATCTGGCGCTGGCGACCTCTTTTTTGGGCGTAGCGCTAGGATTATTTGACTACCTGGCCGATCTATTCCAGCGCCGCGGCACGGTGTCTGGACGTATGCAAACCGGGCTGATTACCTTTCTGCCGCCGCTGGCGTTTGCGCTTTTCTATCCACGCGGATTTGTGATGGCTTTAGGCTATGCCGGCGTGGCGCTGGCAGTGCTGGCGCTGCTAATCCCTGCCATGCTGGTCTGGCAATGCCGTAAACAAAATCCTCAGGTGGGATATCGTGTGGCAGGCGGCGCCCCGGCGCTGGCGCTGGTATTTATCTGCGGTATTGTCGTGATCGGCGTCCAGTTTTCGATCGCAATGGGTTTGCTGCCCGATCCAGGTTAA
- the SBOV19971 gene encoding putative metal-binding protein → MDSIHGHEVLNMMIESGEQYTHASLEAAIKARFGERARFHTCSASGMTAAELVAFLAAKGKFIAVDGGFSTHESKICRH, encoded by the coding sequence ATGGATTCTATTCACGGTCATGAGGTGCTCAATATGATGATTGAGTCTGGCGAGCAGTATACGCATGCCTCGCTGGAGGCGGCAATTAAAGCGCGCTTTGGCGAGCGGGCGCGATTTCATACCTGTTCGGCGTCAGGTATGACGGCGGCGGAACTGGTCGCGTTTCTCGCGGCAAAAGGAAAATTTATTGCCGTGGATGGCGGTTTTTCAACGCATGAGAGTAAGATCTGCCGCCATTAA
- the ftnA gene encoding ferritin has protein sequence MLKTEMIDKLNEQMNLELYSSLLYQQMSAWCSFHSFEGAAAFLRRHAQEEMTHMQRLFDYLTDTGSLPRINTVSSPFAEYTSLDELFRATYEHEQIITQKINELAHAAMTSQDYPTFNFLQWYVAEQHEEEKLFKSIIDKLTLAGKSGEGLYFIDKELSTLDTQN, from the coding sequence ATGCTGAAAACAGAAATGATCGACAAACTGAATGAGCAAATGAACCTGGAGTTGTACTCCTCACTGCTCTATCAACAAATGAGCGCATGGTGCAGTTTTCACAGTTTTGAAGGCGCTGCCGCATTTCTTCGTCGCCATGCGCAAGAGGAGATGACGCATATGCAACGCCTGTTCGACTACCTTACCGATACCGGAAGTCTGCCGCGCATTAACACCGTTTCTTCGCCCTTCGCTGAGTATACCTCACTGGATGAGCTGTTCCGCGCGACCTATGAGCATGAGCAAATTATTACGCAAAAAATTAACGAGCTGGCTCATGCCGCAATGACCAGCCAGGATTATCCGACATTTAATTTCTTACAGTGGTATGTGGCGGAACAGCATGAAGAAGAAAAATTATTTAAATCTATTATTGATAAATTAACACTGGCAGGAAAAAGCGGTGAAGGGCTTTATTTCATTGATAAAGAACTTTCAACGCTGGATACACAAAATTAA
- a CDS encoding outer membrane lipoprotein, with translation MKPFIFTLSVLALTGCTITRQAQVSDASPISGIVRLTYNQPLFFTSRTDDYVSHGTATRECQQMGYADAVSFGQPVGTCSIYAGSLCLNTRFILSWQCRGVAVPQIMPLYY, from the coding sequence ATGAAGCCTTTCATTTTTACTCTTTCAGTGCTAGCCCTGACGGGATGCACCATTACTCGACAAGCGCAAGTCAGCGACGCCAGCCCGATAAGCGGCATCGTGCGCCTGACGTATAACCAGCCGCTATTTTTTACCTCACGGACAGACGACTATGTTTCTCACGGAACTGCTACACGCGAATGTCAACAAATGGGCTATGCCGATGCCGTCTCGTTTGGCCAGCCAGTAGGAACCTGTAGCATTTATGCTGGTTCTTTGTGTCTGAACACCCGATTTATCCTCTCCTGGCAATGTCGGGGCGTAGCCGTCCCGCAAATAATGCCGCTTTATTATTAA
- a CDS encoding Putative sugar phosphate isomerase: MKIALMMENSQASKNAIIFNELSAVANEKGFPVFNVGMCDENDHHLTYIHLGIMASILLNSKAVDFVVTGCGTGQGALMSLNIHPGVICGYCIDPADAFLFAQINNGNALSLPFAKGFGWGAELNVRFIFEKAFTGRKGEGYPPERKAPQVRNAGILNQVKAAVVKENYLDTLRSIDPELVKTAVSGPRFQQCFFENGQNKEIEAFIREILG, translated from the coding sequence ATGAAAATTGCACTGATGATGGAAAATAGTCAGGCCAGCAAAAACGCCATCATTTTTAACGAACTTAGCGCCGTCGCCAATGAGAAAGGATTTCCTGTCTTTAACGTCGGCATGTGCGATGAAAATGATCATCACCTGACGTACATCCATTTAGGCATTATGGCGAGTATTCTGCTTAATTCAAAAGCTGTTGATTTTGTGGTCACTGGCTGCGGCACCGGTCAGGGTGCGCTCATGTCGCTAAATATTCATCCGGGCGTCATTTGTGGTTATTGCATCGATCCGGCAGATGCTTTCCTGTTTGCGCAGATCAACAATGGCAACGCGTTGTCCCTGCCATTTGCGAAAGGCTTTGGCTGGGGCGCAGAGCTGAACGTGCGTTTCATCTTTGAAAAAGCGTTTACCGGGCGTAAAGGCGAGGGATATCCGCCTGAACGCAAAGCGCCGCAGGTACGCAATGCGGGCATTTTGAACCAGGTTAAAGCTGCGGTCGTCAAAGAGAATTATCTGGATACGCTGCGGTCAATTGATCCTGAGCTGGTTAAAACAGCGGTTTCCGGGCCGCGTTTCCAGCAGTGTTTTTTTGAAAACGGCCAGAATAAAGAAATAGAAGCCTTTATACGTGAGATTCTGGGGTAA
- a CDS encoding Protein of uncharacterised function (DUF2766), which yields MPHTLNADQELVSDVVACQLVIKQILDVIDVIAPVEVREKMSSQLKSIDFSHHPAAADPVTMRAIQKAIALIELKFTPQGESH from the coding sequence ATGCCCCATACACTTAATGCCGACCAGGAACTGGTTTCTGACGTTGTCGCTTGTCAGTTGGTTATTAAACAGATTCTGGACGTAATCGATGTGATTGCGCCAGTAGAAGTACGTGAAAAAATGTCCAGCCAATTGAAAAGTATCGATTTTTCACATCATCCTGCCGCGGCCGATCCGGTCACGATGCGCGCCATCCAAAAAGCGATAGCGTTGATCGAACTGAAGTTTACGCCACAGGGGGAGTCTCACTAA
- the yecI gene encoding ferritin-like protein, which yields MATVGMVQKLNTQMNLEFYASNLYLHLSEWCSEHSLTGTATFLRTQAQGNVTQMMRMFNFMKSAGATPIVKAIDIPGDELCSLEELFQRTLEAYQQRASTLSRLADEAKALNDASTLDFLRTLKKEQQQDGVLLHTILEEVRSAKRAGLCLAQTDQHLLNVVTYQHH from the coding sequence ATGGCAACTGTAGGAATGGTTCAAAAACTCAACACGCAAATGAACCTTGAGTTTTATGCATCAAATCTTTACCTCCATCTAAGCGAATGGTGTTCTGAACACAGTTTAACAGGCACCGCCACTTTCCTTCGTACTCAGGCACAAGGCAACGTGACGCAAATGATGCGCATGTTTAATTTTATGAAAAGCGCTGGCGCCACCCCTATCGTCAAAGCCATTGACATTCCGGGCGATGAACTCTGTTCTCTGGAGGAACTGTTCCAGAGAACGCTGGAGGCTTATCAACAACGAGCCAGCACGCTGTCACGCCTTGCGGACGAAGCGAAAGCGCTGAATGATGCCTCAACGCTTGATTTCCTCCGTACCCTGAAAAAAGAGCAGCAGCAGGATGGCGTACTTTTACACACCATTCTCGAAGAAGTTCGCAGCGCTAAACGAGCAGGATTGTGTCTGGCGCAAACCGATCAGCATCTCCTTAACGTCGTTACTTATCAACACCACTGA
- the yajL gene encoding thiamine biogenesis protein ThiJ has translation MKKVAVLLAPGFEEAEAIVTIDILRRLHIDVETLACAESRAVVSYHDIPMVADSTLSERQQAIFDAVVLPGGPQGSASLAANPAVIAFVARHDAEGKLICPICSAAARVLGTHGLLKGRRYVCSGDLWKAIQEGVYVDAPVVEDGNLISGKGLGHVFNFALTLSARLLGDDAPVREQADHIYHPW, from the coding sequence ATGAAAAAGGTCGCGGTGCTGCTGGCGCCAGGATTTGAAGAGGCAGAGGCCATTGTTACTATTGATATCCTGCGGCGTTTGCATATCGACGTCGAAACGCTGGCGTGCGCTGAATCACGGGCGGTAGTGAGCTACCATGATATTCCCATGGTGGCGGACAGCACGCTGAGTGAACGTCAGCAGGCGATTTTCGATGCCGTGGTTCTGCCGGGCGGCCCGCAGGGTAGCGCCAGCCTGGCCGCTAATCCGGCGGTGATCGCTTTCGTTGCCCGTCATGATGCGGAAGGCAAATTAATTTGTCCTATTTGTTCCGCTGCGGCAAGGGTACTGGGCACCCACGGATTGCTGAAGGGGCGTCGTTATGTCTGTTCCGGCGATCTGTGGAAAGCGATTCAGGAAGGCGTTTATGTGGATGCGCCCGTAGTTGAAGACGGCAATCTAATCAGCGGTAAAGGTTTGGGCCATGTCTTTAATTTCGCGCTAACGCTTTCCGCCAGATTGTTGGGCGACGACGCGCCGGTTCGCGAACAAGCCGACCATATCTATCATCCCTGGTAA
- the otsB gene encoding trehalose phosphatase produces the protein MAFLNGEQRHTVYTYMTNETVCESQYDDKEETRVAEPLTVSPELTANYAYFFDLDGTLAEIKPHPDQVAVPHKILQLLDRLAAHNAGALALISGRSMTELDALAKPFRFPLAGVHGAERRDINGKTHIVRLPEAVVREVEALLRSTLVALPGAELEAKGMAFALHYRQAPEHEAALLALAQHVTQHWPQLALQPGKCVVEIKPKGTNKGEAIAAFMQEAPFAGRIPVFVGDDLTDEAGFGVVNHAGGISIKVGVGATQAAWRLESVPDVWRWLEEINYPQQEQQVMNNRRDGYESFSRSI, from the coding sequence ATGGCCTTTCTAAATGGCGAGCAGCGTCACACTGTCTATACTTACATGACTAATGAGACCGTTTGTGAGTCTCAATATGATGATAAGGAGGAGACCAGGGTGGCAGAACCGTTAACCGTATCCCCCGAACTCACTGCGAACTATGCGTATTTTTTTGACCTTGATGGCACATTGGCAGAGATAAAGCCTCATCCCGATCAGGTAGCGGTACCGCATAAGATCCTTCAGTTGTTAGACCGTCTCGCGGCGCACAACGCAGGGGCACTGGCATTGATTTCAGGGCGTTCAATGACTGAGCTGGATGCTTTGGCGAAACCCTTTCGCTTTCCGCTTGCTGGCGTTCACGGGGCAGAGCGTCGTGACATCAATGGTAAAACCCATATCGTTCGGCTTCCTGAAGCGGTAGTCCGTGAGGTGGAGGCGTTATTACGTTCGACGCTTGTAGCGCTGCCCGGGGCGGAGCTGGAGGCGAAGGGCATGGCGTTTGCGCTGCACTACCGTCAGGCTCCGGAGCATGAAGCGGCGCTGTTGGCGCTTGCGCAACACGTTACGCAGCACTGGCCGCAACTGGCGTTGCAGCCCGGTAAATGCGTTGTGGAAATTAAACCTAAGGGAACCAATAAAGGCGAAGCGATTGCCGCCTTTATGCAGGAGGCGCCCTTTGCGGGACGGATTCCCGTTTTTGTGGGCGACGATTTGACCGATGAGGCTGGCTTTGGCGTGGTGAATCACGCCGGCGGAATTTCCATAAAAGTGGGCGTCGGGGCAACCCAGGCGGCATGGCGGCTGGAAAGCGTACCCGATGTCTGGCGCTGGCTGGAGGAAATCAATTATCCACAACAAGAACAACAAGTAATGAATAACAGGAGAGATGGCTATGAGTCGTTTAGTCGTAGTATCTAA
- the otsA gene encoding trehalose-6-phosphate synthase: MSRLVVVSNRIAPPDNKGGAGGLAVGVLGALKAAGGLWFGWSGETGNEDEPLKKVTKGNITWASFNLSEQDYEDYYCQFSNAVLWPAFHYRLDLVQFQRPAWEGYMRVNALLADKLLPLIKEGDIIWVHDYHLLPFASELRKRGVNNRIGFFLHIPFPTPEIFNALPPHDELLEQLCDFDLLGFQTENDRLAFLDSLSSQTRVTMRSGKQHIAWGKDFQTEVYPIGIEPDEIALQAAGPLPPKLAQLKAELKNVKNIFSVERLDYSKGLPERFLAYEALLENYPQHRGKIRYTQIAPTSRGEVQAYQDIRHQLETEAGRINGKYGQLGWTPLYYLNQHFDRKLLMKIFRYSDVGLVTPLRDGMNLVAKEFVAAQDPANPGVLVLSQFAGAANELTSALIVNPYDRDDVAAALNRALTMPLAERISRHAEMLAVLVKNDINRWQERFIHDLKEVTPRSAERQQQNKVATFPKLA, from the coding sequence ATGAGTCGTTTAGTCGTAGTATCTAATCGAATTGCCCCCCCGGATAATAAAGGCGGCGCCGGCGGCCTCGCCGTTGGCGTGCTTGGCGCGCTAAAAGCGGCTGGCGGGTTGTGGTTCGGCTGGAGTGGCGAGACAGGTAACGAGGATGAGCCATTAAAAAAGGTGACAAAAGGTAATATAACCTGGGCATCGTTTAACCTGAGTGAACAAGATTACGAAGATTATTACTGTCAATTTTCCAATGCGGTTCTCTGGCCTGCGTTCCACTATCGTCTGGACCTGGTACAGTTTCAGCGGCCCGCATGGGAAGGCTATATGCGGGTTAATGCGTTATTAGCCGATAAGTTATTGCCTCTCATTAAAGAGGGCGACATCATTTGGGTGCATGACTACCATCTATTACCGTTTGCCAGCGAGCTGCGTAAACGCGGCGTGAACAACCGAATTGGTTTTTTCCTGCATATTCCATTCCCGACCCCGGAGATTTTTAACGCCTTACCGCCGCATGATGAACTGCTGGAGCAGTTGTGTGACTTTGATCTGCTAGGGTTCCAGACGGAAAATGATCGCCTGGCTTTTCTGGATAGCCTTTCGAGTCAAACTCGAGTCACGATGCGCAGCGGCAAGCAGCATATCGCGTGGGGTAAAGACTTCCAGACAGAAGTGTATCCTATCGGTATTGAGCCCGATGAGATTGCCCTACAGGCTGCCGGGCCGTTGCCGCCTAAACTGGCGCAGCTCAAAGCGGAACTGAAAAATGTGAAGAATATTTTTTCCGTTGAGCGGCTGGATTATTCGAAAGGGCTGCCGGAACGCTTTCTGGCGTATGAAGCGCTACTGGAAAACTATCCGCAGCACCGGGGAAAAATTCGTTATACCCAGATTGCGCCTACGTCACGCGGCGAAGTACAGGCATACCAGGATATTCGCCACCAGCTTGAGACGGAAGCAGGCCGTATTAATGGGAAATATGGACAACTGGGCTGGACGCCGCTCTATTATCTGAATCAGCATTTTGATCGTAAGCTGTTAATGAAGATATTCCGTTACTCAGATGTTGGGCTTGTCACCCCGTTGCGTGACGGGATGAATCTGGTGGCGAAAGAGTTTGTCGCTGCGCAGGATCCTGCTAACCCTGGCGTATTGGTACTGTCACAGTTTGCCGGTGCGGCGAATGAACTGACGTCGGCGTTAATCGTCAATCCTTACGATCGGGATGACGTGGCGGCGGCGCTCAATCGTGCCCTAACGATGCCGCTTGCCGAGCGTATTTCGCGTCATGCGGAAATGCTCGCCGTGCTCGTTAAAAATGACATTAACCGCTGGCAGGAGCGTTTTATTCATGACCTAAAGGAGGTCACGCCGCGCAGCGCTGAGCGTCAGCAGCAGAATAAAGTGGCGACATTCCCTAAGCTGGCCTGA
- the uspA_2 gene encoding Universal stress protein C: MSYTHILVAVAVTPESHQLVAKAVSIARPVLAKISLITLASDPELYNQFAAPMMEDLRAVMHEETENFLKALGEKANYPIERTFITYGELSPHILDVCRKHHVDLVICGNHNHSFFSRASCSAKSVVSASQVDVLLVPLAGD; the protein is encoded by the coding sequence ATGAGCTACACCCATATTCTTGTCGCCGTTGCCGTCACCCCGGAAAGCCACCAGCTAGTGGCTAAAGCAGTCTCTATCGCCCGCCCTGTTCTGGCAAAAATAAGTCTGATTACCCTTGCTTCCGATCCTGAGCTGTATAACCAGTTCGCCGCGCCCATGATGGAGGATTTACGCGCGGTTATGCATGAGGAGACTGAGAATTTTCTTAAGGCGCTGGGAGAGAAAGCGAACTACCCGATTGAACGAACCTTCATCACTTATGGTGAGCTAAGCCCGCATATTTTAGATGTGTGCCGCAAACACCATGTTGATCTGGTCATTTGCGGCAACCATAACCACAGTTTCTTTTCGCGTGCGTCCTGCTCAGCAAAAAGTGTCGTTAGCGCCAGCCAGGTAGATGTGTTGTTGGTGCCGTTAGCGGGCGACTAG
- the flhD gene encoding flagellar transcriptional activator FlhD, which translates to MHTSELLKHIYDINLSYLLLAQRLIVQDKASAMFRLGINEEMANTLGALTLPQMVKLAETNQLVCHFRFDDHQTITRLTQDSRVDDLQQIHTGIMLSTRLLNEADDTARKKRA; encoded by the coding sequence ATGCATACATCCGAGTTGCTAAAACACATTTATGACATCAATTTGTCATATTTACTCCTTGCACAGCGTTTGATCGTCCAGGACAAAGCATCTGCGATGTTCCGCCTCGGTATCAACGAAGAGATGGCAAACACACTGGGTGCGTTGACCCTGCCGCAGATGGTCAAACTGGCGGAGACGAATCAGTTGGTTTGTCATTTCCGGTTTGACGATCATCAGACGATCACCCGTTTGACTCAGGATTCGCGCGTCGACGATTTACAGCAGATTCACACAGGTATCATGCTTTCAACGCGCCTGCTCAATGAAGCGGACGATACGGCGCGTAAGAAAAGGGCATGA
- the flhC gene encoding flagellar transcriptional activator translates to MSEKSIVQEARDIQLAMELINLGARLQMLESETQLSRGRLIRLYKELRGSPPPKGMLPFSTDWFMTWEQNIHASMFCNAWQFLLKTGLCSGVDAVIKAYRLYLEQCPQPPEGPLLALTRAWTLVRFVESGLLELSSCNCCGGNFITHAHQPVGSFACSLCQPPSRAVKRRKLSRDAADIIPQLLDEQIEQAV, encoded by the coding sequence ATGAGTGAAAAAAGCATTGTTCAGGAAGCTCGCGATATCCAGTTGGCGATGGAGTTGATTAATCTTGGCGCTCGTCTGCAAATGCTGGAAAGCGAAACACAGCTCAGCCGTGGTCGTCTCATCAGGCTGTACAAAGAGTTACGCGGCAGCCCGCCGCCTAAAGGGATGCTGCCATTTTCGACAGACTGGTTTATGACCTGGGAGCAAAATATTCATGCCTCCATGTTCTGCAACGCCTGGCAATTTTTACTGAAGACCGGCTTATGCAGCGGTGTGGATGCGGTGATTAAAGCTTATCGGCTTTATCTTGAGCAGTGTCCGCAACCGCCAGAAGGGCCGTTGTTGGCGCTGACCCGCGCATGGACTCTGGTGCGTTTTGTCGAAAGCGGATTGCTCGAATTGTCGAGCTGTAACTGCTGCGGCGGAAACTTTATTACCCATGCGCATCAGCCCGTGGGCAGCTTTGCGTGTAGTTTATGCCAGCCGCCATCCCGCGCAGTAAAAAGACGTAAACTTTCCCGAGATGCTGCCGATATTATTCCACAACTGCTGGATGAACAGATCGAACAGGCTGTTTAA
- the motA gene encoding motility protein A, with product MLILLGYLVVIGTVFGGYVMTGGHLGALYQPAELVIIGGAGIGAFIVGNNGKAIKGTMKAIPLLFRRSKYTKTMYMDLLALLYRLMAKSRQQGMFSLERDIENPKESEIFASYPRILADAVMLDFIVDYLRLIISGNMNTFEIEALMDEEIETHESEAEVPANSLAMVGDSLPAFGIVAAVMGVVHALASADRPAAELGALIAHAMVGTFLGILLAYGFISPLATVLRQKSAETTKMMQCVKITLLSNLNGYAPPIAVEFGRKTLYSSERPSFIELEEHVRAVRNPNQQQTTEEA from the coding sequence GTGCTTATCTTATTAGGTTACCTGGTGGTTATCGGTACAGTTTTCGGTGGTTATGTCATGACCGGCGGACACCTTGGGGCACTCTATCAACCTGCTGAACTGGTCATCATTGGCGGCGCGGGGATAGGGGCATTCATTGTCGGCAACAACGGGAAGGCCATCAAAGGCACGATGAAAGCGATTCCGTTGTTGTTTCGTCGCTCGAAATACACGAAAACCATGTACATGGATCTGTTGGCGCTACTCTATCGCCTGATGGCCAAATCACGTCAGCAGGGTATGTTTTCCCTTGAGCGCGACATTGAGAATCCGAAAGAGAGTGAAATCTTCGCCAGTTATCCGCGTATTCTGGCCGATGCGGTGATGCTTGATTTTATTGTCGATTATCTGCGCCTGATCATCAGCGGCAACATGAACACGTTCGAAATTGAAGCGTTGATGGATGAAGAGATTGAAACCCATGAAAGCGAGGCGGAAGTCCCTGCTAACAGTCTGGCGATGGTGGGGGATTCACTGCCTGCCTTTGGTATCGTCGCGGCGGTAATGGGGGTGGTTCACGCTCTGGCTTCAGCCGATCGTCCGGCCGCGGAATTGGGGGCGCTGATTGCCCATGCCATGGTAGGAACGTTTCTTGGGATTTTACTGGCTTATGGATTCATTTCTCCGTTGGCTACCGTTTTGCGCCAGAAGAGCGCCGAAACCACCAAGATGATGCAGTGCGTAAAAATTACATTGCTGTCTAATCTGAACGGCTATGCGCCGCCGATTGCCGTGGAATTTGGACGTAAAACGCTTTATTCCAGCGAACGCCCGTCGTTTATCGAGCTGGAAGAACATGTTCGCGCAGTGAGAAACCCAAATCAGCAGCAGACGACTGAGGAAGCATGA